The following DNA comes from Pseudomonas sp. Tri1.
ACGTCGCAGATCTGCCGTCCAGCGCCGATCAAAGCGTCCAGGTCGACGCCGGTTTCGATGCCCAAGCCGTTGAGCAGGTACAGCACGTCTTCGGTAGCGACGTTACCGCTGGCGCCCTTGGCATAGGGGCAGCCGCCAAGGCCGGCGACGGAACTGTCGAACACGGCGATGCCTTCCAGCAGGCTGGCATAGACGTTCGCCATGGCCTGGCCATAGGTGTCGTGGAAGTGCCCGGCGAGCTTGTCCCGAGGCACGTCAGCCGAAACCACCTCGAACATCTTGCGCGTGGCGCCGGCGGTGCCGGTACCGATGGTGTCGCCCAAGGACACCTCATAGCAGCCCATCGCATACAGCTCCCGGGCGACCCAAGCTACCTGCTCGGGCTTGACCGCACCTTCATACGGGCAGCCCAGCACACAGGAGACATAGCCGCGCACGCTGACGCCGTGTTGCCTGGCCGCCTCCATGATTGGTGCGAATCGCTCCAGGCTTTCCTTGATGGAGCAGTTGATGTTGCGCTGGGAGAAGGCCTCGGACGCGGCGGCGAACACTGCGACTTCTTTTACGCCGGCCGCCAATGCGTCTTCAAAACCCCGCAAGTTCGGCGCCAGGGCGCCATAAGTGACGCCGGGCTTGCGCTGGATCTGCGCGAACACCTCGGCCGAGCCAGCCATTTGCGGCACCCACTTGGGCGAGACAAAACTGCCGACCTCGATGTAGCCCAGGCCGGCGGCGCTCAAGGCATCCA
Coding sequences within:
- a CDS encoding hydroxymethylglutaryl-CoA lyase; this translates as MSLPSFVRLIEVGPRDGLQNEAQPISVADKVRLVDALSAAGLGYIEVGSFVSPKWVPQMAGSAEVFAQIQRKPGVTYGALAPNLRGFEDALAAGVKEVAVFAAASEAFSQRNINCSIKESLERFAPIMEAARQHGVSVRGYVSCVLGCPYEGAVKPEQVAWVARELYAMGCYEVSLGDTIGTGTAGATRKMFEVVSADVPRDKLAGHFHDTYGQAMANVYASLLEGIAVFDSSVAGLGGCPYAKGASGNVATEDVLYLLNGLGIETGVDLDALIGAGRQICDVLGRPTGSRVAKARAAQ